In Takifugu flavidus isolate HTHZ2018 chromosome 13, ASM371156v2, whole genome shotgun sequence, the following are encoded in one genomic region:
- the uevld gene encoding ubiquitin-conjugating enzyme E2 variant 3 has protein sequence MDLSSDKIHKILSKYKFHDVAIEELQKIHRIFPDMIPSSGTYTFTDSTQKDLLKLIGNLAVQYGGRTYNFPVQLWLLDSFPFTPPICLLRPTANMVIREGKHVDARGRIFLPGLQNWDYPKSSVVGLLREMTAKFEEDPPLSSKAPADSQNPEDLLNFVTNLQINDGGSRHHDKRVNKVSVIGGGDLGMASVMSILSKCKVDKLVFIDVADSSTRGGSTDLEIFQLPNVGVFRDLSASAGSRVVVVTANAWSSEQSYVSVVQTNVDMYRGIVPHLARLSPDAVMIIASQPVDIMAHVAWRQSALPPTRVIGAGCNLDSERLSHILDINLNTHKQAWVIGELSDNKIPVMSNAGLSLGGQSDIAPGSSSTKPVLDRAFEMMKNRGQRSWSVGLSIADITNSILTDKNKVHSVSTLAQGWCGIGTEVFLSLPCSMGSNGSTRLAGVTLGSEEDAKLRNSVTSLSNLMGQLRM, from the exons ATGGACCTCAGTTCGGATAAAATACACAAGATTCTTTCCAAG TACAAATTCCACGATGTTGCCattgaggagctgcagaagatcCACCGAATCTTCCCTGACATGATCCCATCGTCGGGCACCTACA CGTTTACTGACAGCACCCAGAAAGATCTGTTGAAACTGATCGGGAACCTCGCGGTCCAATATGGAG GTCGCACCTACAACTTCCCCGTTCAGCTCTGGCTGTTGGACTCTTTCCCCTTCACTCCTCCCATATGTTTACTGAGACCCACGGCTAACATGGTTATCAGGGAGGGCAAGCACGTGGATGCTCGAGGACGGATCTTCCTGCCGGGACTGCAAAACTGGGATTAC CCCAAGTCATCAGTGGTGGGTCTTCTGAGAGAGATGACTGCCAAGTTTGAAGAGGACCCCCCTCTGTCCTCAAAGGCTCCAGCAGACAGTCAAAACCCAGAAGACCTTCTGAATTTTGTGACCAATCTTCAGATCAATGATG GTGGAAGCAGGCATCACGATAAAAGAGTGAACAAAGTCTCTGTTATCGGTGGAGGGGATTTAGGAATGGCATCAGTGATGAGCATTTTATCAAAG TGTAAAGTGGATAAACTTGTTTTCATCGACGTTGCTGACAGCTCCACCAGGGGCGGCAGTACTGATCTTGAAATTTTCCAGCTACCCAATGTTGGGGTGTTCAGAG ATTTGTCGGCCTCGGCCGGCTCCAGAGTCGTCGTGGTCACGGCCAACGCATGGAGCAGCGAGCAGTCCTACGTGAGCGTGGTCCAGACTAATGTTGACATGTACAGAGGAATCGTCCCACATCTGGCGCGCCTCAGTCCTGATGCGGTCATGATCATCGCCTCACAGCCAG TTGACATCATGGCCCATGTTGCCTGGAGGCAGAGTGCTTTGCCGCCAACGCGGGTGATCGGAGCTGGGTGTAACCTGGACTCAGAGCGACTTAGTCACATTCTGGATATCAACCTGAACACTCATAAGCAGGCCTGGGTCATCGGGGAGCTGTCGGACAACAAAA TTCCTGTGATGAGTAACGCAGGGCTGAGCTTGGGAGGTCAGTCAGACATCGCCCCGGGATCCAGTTCCACAAAACCAGTGCTGGACAG AGCCTTTGAGATGATGAAGAatcgaggtcagaggtcatggtcCGTGGGACTGTCCATCGCTGACATCACAAACAGCATCTTGACTGACAAGAACAAGGTCCACTCGGTCTCCACACTGGCTCAG GGCTGGTGCGGCATAGGCACAGAGGTGTTCCTCAGCCTGCCGTGCAGCATGGGCTCAAACGGATCCACGCGCCTGGCTGGAGTTACGCTGGGATCAGAGGAAGACGCCAAGCTGAGGAACAGCGTTACCTCGCTTTCTAACCTCATGGGTCAGCTCAGGATGTGA
- the si:dkeyp-19e1.3 gene encoding USP6 N-terminal-like protein, whose product MKKDIDTFIAEERAEILSKYDRGRREGVNIDPWEDADFNIYKVTDRFGFLHEEELPTPSALEEKQKQQDLKRVEKWLKMVKNWDKYRNSEKLVKRVYKGIPLQLRGQAWALLLDIEKVKQDNEGKYEKMKQQARTFSTEIKQIDLDVNRTFRNHIMFRERFGVKQQALFHVLAAYSVYNTEVSYCQGMSQIAAILLMYLNEEDAFWALSQLLTNSKHAMHGFFIPGFPKLHRFQAHHELILSKMLPKLKKHLDKEQMTTGIYTTKWFLQCFIDRTPFTLTLRLWDIYILDGEKTLTAMAYTTFKLHKKHLQKLQLEDLREFLQERLAVSFFLPDDVVIEQLQAAMAELRSKKLAQPPPAKSDEVPKKALGQERPVLLLPLQQNSPPAVKINRQPDSTASSEAQDATSTARAPSPIEPQDSRTPILSLPDPAVQSQGTNPHVKPCRKPPSPPTGSKPMTLVRSQRDEEEGVIEQSGEEEEGKPETQSGSQEMESNPSDWPPPYEPSALEVLNLQPEDEIIDLPELPPPPLFCPDHNDQSALDHDSPCTAAVAEADRSSAHPPSPLLPQNMSSPKPCLKPPTSLDLPQKKPPPSRRSPPCAFTTPSSCSPRLPPHKPTKFPVSLYVPATAGDRRPSNTSQYDNLSEADDDDRYLERMLVSTPEEIPSVHGDTQQSVGRAYDPVLYPIPPPPVFIPPSHSPIPPSVCAFQSLPQEPEYEGDDSWVKDAIIPPPPPTFADRISPFQCKTGSSSDTHQSASPGYSKPFTRGPRDHSAFPAPLLYTGSPPVHPRPSGQSPVGVPLVRSSPDFCRVAQCELPKSVTF is encoded by the exons ATGAAGAAGGACATAGACACATTTATAGCAGAAGAACGTGCTGAAATCCTCTCCAAGTATGACAGG GGCAGACGGGAGGGTGTCAACATTGACCCTTGGGAGGATGCTGACTTCAACATCTATAAGGTCACCGACCGTTTCGGCTTTCTGCA CGAGGAAGAGCTGCCAACTCCCAGCGCACTGGAGGAGAAG caaaagcagcaggacTTGAAGCGAGTGGAGAAATGGCTCAAGATGGTGAAGAACTGGGACAAGTACAGGAACAGTGAAAAG TTGGTGAAACGTGTGTATAAAGGCATCCCTCTGCAGCTCAGAGGTCAGGCCTGGGCTTTACTGCTGGACATCGAGAAAGTCAAGCAGGACAACGAGGGAAAATATGAG AAAATGAAGCAGCAGGCTCGCACCTTCTCAACAGAGATAAAACAGATAGACTTGGACGTCAACCGAACCTTCAGGAACCACATCATGTTCAGGGAGCGGTTTGGAGTAAA gCAGCAGGCTCTGTTTCACGTACTGGCAGCATATTCGGTCTACAACACG GAGGTGAGCTATTGCCAGGGGATGAGTCAGATCGCCGCCATCTTGCTCATGTACCTGAACGAGGAAGATGCCTTCTGGGCGCTGTCGCAGCTCCTCACCAACAGCAAGCACGCCATGCACG GGTTCTTCATCCCGGGATTTCCCAAACTGCACCGTTTCCAGGCGCACCATGAGCTGATTCTCTCTAAAATGCTGCCGAAGCTTAAGAAACACCTG GACAAGGAGCAGATGACGACTGGGATTTATACCACCAAGTGGTTTCTGCAGTGCTTCATTGATAGA ACCCCGTTCACCCTGACCCTGCGTCTCTGGGACATCTACATATTGGACGGAGAGAAGACGCTGACTGCGATGGCTTACACGACCTTCAAGTTACACAAGA AGCACCTGCAGAAACTTCAGCTGGAGGACCTGAGAGAGTTTCTCCAGGAGCGGCTGGCcgtctctttcttcctccctgacGACGTGGTGATCGAGCAGCTGCAGGCCGCCATGGCCGAGCTGCGCAGTAAGAAGCTGGCCCAACCTCCACCAG CCAAGTCAGACGAAGTCCCAAAGAAAGCTCTGGGTCAAGAGAGACCGGTTCTCCTTCTACCTCTGCAGCAAAACTCGCCTCCTGCAGTCAAAATAAATCGGCAGCCCGACAGCACAGCCAGTTCTGAGGCCCAGGACGCAACCAGCACCGCTCGGGCACCTTCTCCTATAGAACCCCAGGACTCAAGGACCCCCATTTTGTCTTTGCCCGATCCAGCGGTGCAGTCCCAAGGAACCAACCCACACGTAAAGCCATGCAGGAAACCTCCTTCGCCTCCAACAGGAAGCAAACCCATGACGTTGGTGAGATcgcagagagatgaagaggagggtgtcATAGAGCagagtggggaggaggaggagggcaaacCAGAGACCCAAAGTGGAAGCCAAGAGATGGAGAGTAACCCTTCCGACTGGCCTCCACCCTATGAGCCTTCTGCTTTGGAAGTCCTCAACCTACAGCCTGAAGATGAGATCATAGACCTTCCAGAGTtaccacctccacctctctttTGCCCTGATCATAATGACCAAAGTGCTTTAGATCATGATTCACCCTGCACAGCGGCTGTGGCTGAGGCAGACCGCTCTTCGGCCCACCCACCTTCACCTCTGCTCCCACAAAACATGTCATCTCCAAAACCGTGTCTGAAGCCACCCACGTCTCTTGACCTCCCACAGAAAAAACCTCCTCCCTCGAGGCGCTCCCCTCCTTGTGCCTTTACCAcgccctcctcctgctctcccagGCTTCCTCCTCACAAGCCAACCAAATTCCCAGTCTCGCTTTATGTTCCAGCCACCGCGGGAGACCGGCGGCCCTCCAACACCTCCCAGTACGACAACCTGTCCGAGGCCGACGACGACGACCGCTACCTGGAGAGGATGCTGGTCTCCACGCCTGAAGAAATTCCCAGCGTGCACGGCGATACTCAGCAGAGCGTCGGCAGAGCCTACGATCCCGTTCTCTACCCCATACCTCCGCCTCCCGTCTTCATCCCCCCGTCACACTCTCCCATTCCTCCCTCAGTGTGCGCGTTCCAAAGTTTGCCTCAGGAGCCTGAATACGAAGGAGACGACAGCTGGGTGAAGGACGCCatcatcccccctcccccgcccacTTTTGCTGACAGAATCAGTCCTTTCCAATGTAAAACAGGCAGCTCTTCAGACACCCACCAATCTGCCTCTCCTGGATATTCCAAGCCTTTCACTAGAGGCCCCAGGGACCATTCTGCTTTTCCAGCTCCACTTTTGTACACTGGGTCTCCTCCGGTCCATCCCAGGCCCTCAGGACAGTCACCAGTAGGGGTGCCCTTGGTCCGATCCAGTCCGGACTTTTGCAGAGTGGCTCAATGTGAACTGCCTAAATCGGTGACCTTTTGA
- the spty2d1 gene encoding protein SPT2 homolog encodes MLFASNAQVIMSSPAKMMDFDNILDIASQNQGVSNVQKRYSLQAGPSKRDPRSKGVNPTAVQALLKKRSHDTKKKEIEMKKQKETLLARRIELKSDRKARAMASRTKDNFKGYNGVPITDSPNKRKTKLEMQEERAMNEDRFRNTSIDPADDEDNYEYEQSDSEPDQEPEPLRAGKTIGSGIKPSSKKPSGPPKPPLAFADLLKLAEKKQHEPVELKPKTVKKEERPRTADEMRELELERKAKRQGKDRETDRDRSQPSSISGKKGNVERDQKSGRPLKNSSEKPSLTSGSSKRPHQTKNMDKGPSSSKTDRDRSSMPQNNRDRPKTSSSGSSGSVTNKVSSKPASSRMPAKQGSSMNSSGQKSSSPSDLKLKKESTSSLQRRAPSSSGSRLPSEPGQKFQQGNGPQPRPSQGGSSRQGPPAGGRPSGRGESVRPGINSALKSGGNSQIRPSLSGPPRAENQLEARQGAAFRTKANVPQVRSGGRITHGPLGSTGIRASGVGSSQSGGGGPLPGRSTSNIGSGPGRPKCTVVSETISSKNVAVSRPGVPPHMGIPQRPGMPQRPGMPQRPGMPLRPGMPQRPGMPLRPGMPPRPMMNRPPGTMLPPITSAYKRKYEDEEEYDPEMDDFIDDEGEEQEEISRHIKEIFGYDRSRYKDESDYALKFMESSWKEMQKEEARSLKMAVHEDLEEERREQEELKSKTKRKKLN; translated from the exons ATGCTCTTTGCTTCAAACGCACAGGTCATTATGTCATCTCCAGCCAAAATGATGGACTTTGACAATATTTTGGACATCGCCTCGCAAAACCAGGGTGTCAGCAATGTCCAG AAGAGATACAGTTTACAAGCTGGACCATCAAAAAGGGACCCGAGATCAAAGGGTGTAAATCCAACTGCTGTACAGGCTCTTCTGAAAAAACGGTCCCATGATACTAAAAAGAAAG AAATCGAAATGAAGAAACAGAAGGAGACCTTGCTTGCTAGGAGGATTGAGCTGAAGTCGGACCGTAAGGCACGAGCTATGGCATCTAGAACCAAGGACAATTTTAAAGGATACAATGGTGTTCCAATCACAGATAGTCCAAATAAGAGGAAGACAAAACTGGAAATGCAGGAAGAAAGAGCCATGAATGAGGACAGATTTAGGAATACCTCAATAGACCCAGCGGATGATGAGGATAATTATGAATACGAGCAGTCAGATTCAGAACCAGATCAGGAGCCAGAACCGCTGAGAGCAGGCAAAACTATTGGGAGTGGTATCAAGCCTTCATCTAAGAAACCCAGTGGCCCACCCAAGCCTCCTCTGGCCTTTGCAGACTTACTGAAATtggcagagaagaagcagcatGAGCCAGTTGAGCTCAAGCCCAAGACAgtgaaaaaggaagaaaggcCCCGTACAGCGGATGAGATGAGGGAACTAGAGCTGGAACGCAAGGCAAAGAGGCAaggcaaagacagagagacagacagagaccgATCCCAACCAAGTTCCATTTCAGGAAAAAAGGGCAATGTGGAAAGGGATCAAAAAAGTGGCAGGCCACTAAAGAACTCTTCAGAAAAACCTAGTTTAaccagtgggtccagtaagagACCCcaccaaacaaaaaacatgGACAAAGGCCCCTCTTCTTCCAAAACAGATAGAGACAGATCCAGCATGCCTCAAAACAACAGAGACAGACCCAAGACAAGCTCCTCTGGATCATCTGGTTCCGTTACTAATAAAGTTTCTTCAAAACCAGCCTCATCCCGGATGCCAGCCAAACAAGGGTCCTCCATGAACTCATCTGGCCAAAAGTCCAGCAGCCCAAGTGACcttaagttaaaaaaagaaagcaccTCATCACTGCAAAGAAGAGCTCCTAGTAGTTCTGGGAGCAGACTTCCATCAGAACCAGGCCAGAAATTTCAACAGGGAAATGGTCCACAGCCCAGACCCAGTCAGGGAGGGTCATCAAGGCAAGGGCCTCCAGCTGGGGGCCGCCCATCTGGAAGAGGAGAATCAGTTCGACCTGGAATTAATTCAGCTTTAAAATCAGGTGGTAATTCACAGATTAGGCCTTCATTAAGTGGACCTCCTAGGGCGGAGAACCAACTCGAGGCCCGGCAGGGAGCTGCTTTCAGGACGAAAGCTAATGTACCACAGGTCAGGTCTGGGGGAAGGATCACACATGGCCCCCTCGGGAGTACTGGAATCAGAGCTTCTGGGGTTGGGTCGAGCCAGTCTGGTGGCGGTGGACCGTTACCTGGCCGATCAACTAGCAATATTGGATCAGGACCGGGGAGACCAAAATGCACTGTGGTTTCTGAGACCATTTCATCTAAGAATGTCGCTGTATCTCGGCCAGGTGTCCCTCCTCATATGGGCATCCCCCAGAGACCTGGCATGCCCCAGAGACCTGGCATGCCCCAGAGACCTGGGATGCCACTAAGGCCAGGGATGCCCCAGAGACCTGGGATGCCACTAAGGCCAGGGATGCCTCCTAGACCTATGATGAACAGACCACCAG GTACAATGCTGCCACCCATCACCTCTGCATACAAGCGAAAATACGAGGACGAAGAAGAGTATGACCCAGAAATGGATGATTTTATTgatgatgaaggagaagaacaagaagaaatTTCTAGACACATTAAGGAGATTTTTGGTTATGATCGGTCCAG GTATAAAGATGAGAGTGACTATGCACTTAAATTCATGGAGAGCAGCTGGAAAGAAATGCAGAAAGAGGAGGCCAGAAG CCTGAAGATGGCAGTGCATGaagatctggaggaggagagacgggagCAAGAGGAGTTGAAAAGTAAAACGAAGAGAAAAAAATTGAACTGA
- the tmem86a gene encoding lysoplasmalogenase-like protein TMEM86A produces the protein MVSPVTVVKSEGPKLVPFFKATCVYFVLWLPTSSPSWFSALIKCLPIFCLWVFLLAHGFSFLGAHASARKILAGLIFSALGDAFLIWQEQGYFVHGLLMFAITHILYSSAFGMKPLNVAAGMVITGVSSLSYILLYPYLAGPFTYLVGVYIALIGFMGWRAVAGLQLANDLWTWTKLSACLGSVLFMVSDLTIAVNKFCFPVPHSRAIIMATYYAAQMLIALSAVECQDVGVARKAARCP, from the exons ATGGTTTCTCCGGTAACAGTG GTCAAAAGTGAAGGACCCAAGCTGGTGCCATTCTTCAAGGCCACCTGTGTGTACTTTGTCCTGTGGCTTcccacctccagcccctcctGGTTCAGCGCCCTGATCAAATGTCTGCCCATTTTCTGCCTGTGGGTCTTCTTATTGGCACACGGCTTCAGCTTCCTGGGTGCTCACGCCAGCGCGCGTAAGATCTTGGCTGGCCTCATCTTCTCCGCCCTGGGTGATGCCTTCCTCATCTGGCAGGAGCAGGGCTACTTCGTGCACG GCCTCCTGATGTTCGCTATCACCCACATCCTCTACTCCTCCGCCTTTGGGATGAAGCCTCTGAACGTGGCTGCGGGCATGGTCATCACCGGCGTCTCCTCCCTGAGCTACATCCTGCTGTACCCCTACCTCGCCGGACCCTTCACCTACCTGGTGGGCGTGTACATCGCCCTCATCGGCTTCATGGGCTGGAGAGCCGTGGCAGGCCTGCAGCTGGCGAACGACCTGTGGACTTGGACTAAGCTGTCCGCCTGCCTGGGCTCCGTGCTCTTCATGGTCTCGGATCTCACCATCGCTGTCAACAAATTCTGCTTCCCCGTGCCTCACTCGCGTGCCATCATCATGGCCACCTACTACGCGGCCCAGATGCTAATAGCGCTGTCAGCCGTGGAGTGCCAGGATGTGGGAGTGGCCAGGAAGGCAGCACGTTGTCCATAA